ttatattttcttctcttttatgcTTCTCTAAGTCAATACAAATATCTTTTAGCGTTTAGTGtgtctttatatatatatatgcacacacatatgTAGAAATGGATGAATATAGAATatatagattcacagaatcaatcatagatATATGTGCATATCTTCTATGTATGTAGTAATGAAAAATACTTTGTATAAAGGTACTATATGTATAGAATTGGTTAGGATTTTTACTCTACACATTTAGATCTGTCATAAACatacatatatttttatttttatatatatatatatatatataaagatttaTGGTTTATATGCTGGGTAACACCAGGCTGGAAATTGGGAGTGCTGAAAGTGAGGCTGTTCTCAGCCCTATCCTGGGATTTAAATATATACCTTCCttatattttcttctcttttatgcTTCTCTAAGTCAATACAAATATCTTTTAGCATTTAGTGTGTCTTTCTCTATACATATGCAAACATATATCTTTGCATATGTTTGCATATGTATAGAGAAAGACACACTAAATGCTAAAAGAGCACACTAAATGCTAAAAGAAAATAGCAGGCtcgagctgcactgctgctgggactgCCCTTGCTCAGCTCACTGTGAGGGACGTCCTGATTGTCCTGAGGATTTGATGAGAGTGGCTTCAGGCTTTTGTGCTCTTGCCTCCCGTCCTGCCCCAAGCCTTCTGCCTCCTAGACCACATaggggatttttttcccagttacaAAGCCCAAATCACTCTTTTTCATGAGCAGAAAGAACTGCATTCCAGACAGCCTCTTTACATAAGTTACAGATTTTAATAGAAAGCAATAAATATTTCTCTTCTCACATTAGATAACTGCCTGGATacagagagggggaggggaggggggagcaaCCAACAAAACAGAAAGCCCCCCAGCTAATCAGAAAGAGAGTAACTGTCTCCAAACTCACGGAGAAAACCTTTAACTTATGCTCTAAGCTACCCTCCCAAACTCAAACTCCAAAACTTATCTCCTAAACTTATCTCCTAAACTCAAACTCCAAAACTTCTCTCCTAAACTTGAACTCCTAAACTCGAACTCCTAAACTTATCCTTTACTTGATAGACTAAGCAGGCAAAtctgtgtgcctgctgccttcccaaTCTATGATCCTAGCACAGTAACTACAGTGGGAGTTAGTCAGCCGCAGGTGATCACAGTGTAGGTCTAACAGTGCAGGTCTCATAGCAGCTGCTGATGGATTATTTCCCACACCATCGTCTTGCGGAAGGCAGGCATGTCGTtctagaaaggaaaggaaaagtcaTGGCACAGGGAGTGGTGGCAGATAGAGGCAAAGCACACAAGCACCCCATGAGCTTCTGAACTTGGAGCTCTGAACAGGTCAGAGGCTGGCACATGCAGAGGCTACATGCCACAAACCCACTGGCTGCTGTGTCTTCCCCagaggaacctcctggcttctgcCAGGAAGCAGATGCCAGCCGTAAGGATGGAAAAGGCAGCTCTGTCCTGCTCAGCCCATTTGGAAGTTCCATCCCAAGCAGCCATGCACCAAAACCAGAGAGGTACAAAAGCTCAGCCCCTCCAGATGCAattaagagctgctgcagaacctccctggctcttgCATGTGTGCCAaaagctctggagctgctggcagccttcGCTCACCTGAGTAAAGGTggtggctctgtccctggagaggtACTCAGCATATTTGCATATGAACACCCCACAGTCACTTCCGTTGGATTGCTGAGGGATCTCCTAATGAAtgcaaagcagagaaagaatTTCCATCTCCCACTGCTGGACATAAGGAATAGGCTCCAGGCACTGCACatcatccctgccctctgcttcctccACTGGGAGGTCACAAGTCACTTTCTGGGCAGGCTGTAAGGGAGAGCAGCTTCCTCCCAGCAGGTGTGTGGagcttggcacactgctgcttcctccatCAAGCCTTTAGATGCAGTGCTTTGTACTCTCAACTGGCTGAGAACCATCAgctccacctccagcctgagGTGGCACCACAAGAACAGGAGATGCTCATGGATATTCTCTTAAGAGCTTGGACCTACTGAAAAGTGCTAAGGCCTTTGTGATGAGCAGAGTTCAGAGTTCAAAGCCAAGCAGTGCTCACATACATGGGATTCCATGCTGCGAAGCGTCCACTCTGAAGAAGCCAGCTCCaagtttcttttctccaggctttctTCTCGCAGGTATTGGctgtggaaaacaaaaccaaatctctCACACACTGGGTTCACCTCTGGAAGAGCAAATGCAAAAGCTCTTGAGCCAAGGCCCCTCGTTGAGGAAGTGCCCAGGCCACTAGGTGCTGGCAGAATGCTCTTGAAGCAGCAATTCTTTGAAGCAGGCATCTGTCTTGATGAGAATGGCAACACCACCAGTAACACCCAGCAAaggcaccagagcacactgcagtcCACATGATGAGCTGTAGCAGTGGGGGGTGAGGGGAAGTCCCCACACAAGACAGATTAAAAGAGCTACAGTTGAAATGTTTATTTCACATGTCCAAGAACTGTGGAAGGTTGCAGTCGTTGTTACagaaacaaaccccagaaactttctcctaagtCACAACACAAAAGCATCAACTGAGCAGTTACTTACAACAGAGTCTGGCAAATCTTGTCCCCGCTCTTTGCCATGGAGTCATAGTACCGGATGGTCTTCCTTCTGACATCCACCACCTGTTATTAGAAGGTCACTGTCAGACAAGAGCACAACCTTGTCTGGCACACAGAACTAAACCTGAATGACTTCTCCTGGGAGTTTCTCCTCTCTGTCCAGTTAAATCAAATTTGACTCACCACTAGGGCCCAGTGCACCCTCAGGTGAATGGGCACGAAGATGAGGTCCTGCTGGAACAGATCCACACCTTTGGTCCACTTTCTCACAGCTGAGTAGCCCCCAGAGATGAATTTTGGGTAGAAGAAAGTGCTAAAGGCATGGACTGCTGCAAATCCCTCCTTCTTACTTCTTTCCGCAATGAGCTTCATGTAGAAATTGATGACCTGTGCCAAAAGATGTACTTGAGATGTGAAGGAAAGCATGAGCTTACCAAAGGGAAAAGAGCAACCTGTTTCTGGTGGCCCCTGTTACGTGCTAAGGCTTTGGCACTTGGTTTCTTCTCCACCTGCCACCTGTTGCAGTAAGCTTGACTATCTCCTGAAAGATGCCTGTACAAGGGAGAAAACTTCCAGAAACCCCAGACCCTGAAGTCCCTGAAGGAAGAACTGCACAGACACTTGCAGtctctgcagggcaggttgTTGAGGAAGCCTGCAAAGCCttgtgcaggcagtgcaggggtGTTGGTAAGTCGCTGCTGGATCCAAGTGTCGCCGAGCGGCAGCTGCTGTACCTCATCGTTCAGCCAGCGATGCTCCCTCAGGGTGCCGATGTCCTCACGGGTGACCTTCAGCTTGAAGGCACTGCTCACGATCTCATCGGGgtcccctctgccaaaggcaTCACAGACCTCCTTCTCCAAGGCCTGAAATGAACAATGAGATGGGGAGGCACTTGTGAAATGGAACTGAGCATCTGTGGGCAGCTTTCAACTCCAGCAAGGCCTGAAAATCAAGCTCAGGTGACACAGCCGACAGCAATTCTTGTTGGCTGCTTCAGCATCCCAACTTGGAACTTCAGAGCCCAGGTTTGCTGCAATTTGTTTTCACAAAGGAAGCTGATCTAAACCATGTGGAGTCACAAACACTCCAAAGCAGACGAAAAACAGAGTAGAAGTTCAGCAAACACCTttcccacagcctgcagctctcacaGTCCCAGGGCTGAAGCCAACCACAGCAGGTGTGCTCCCTCCCAAGGCAGCTAAGGCAGAAGCCTGACAGAACTGGGTGGTGGGGGCTTCAGAGGGCACTGAAGGAACAGCAAAGGGGGAGACTGAGGCAGCTACCTTGGAGCCAGGCAATCggaagctcaggctgtgcttgcagctgctgtcccatggatagttCTGCCTAAGTTTGCTTAAGGAGACCTTaaggctgctgctttctctaaCAGCATTAGCTATGGTACCTCTGTGAGCACAGAAGAGCCTTCTGATGGTTTCTCCACTCCTGGGACTTTGCTTTCTTCAGCCTCGAGGCCAGCTGACTTTCTGGGCAGAAGAGGTGCCAGATGTAGTTGGTGTACTGCCTCTTCTGAGCGTTGAGCTCCATGCTTGCCCTGTTAGACAAATAGATGTGAGGGTAGGAAGTAAtcgtctagaagcacagcttgttcttccccttcttctgctggctgctgctgctgcttcagctgcccctatcttccctggctgctgttttggctgctgctgcttctgctgcttcgccgccgcctgacccctcccccatctcccttaaggttattgtataggttttttctttccttccttctctagctattatctctctttacattgttatacttctactataagaaatacaatttcatctttccctgactttcaaaaaaccAAAATCTGTCTTGtgctgagtttatttctccccgggggagggatctgcccgaACCCAGGACACCACAGGATGGCTTGTCAGCTGAGGAGGAGGGTGGATCCCAGCACATTTTTCCTTTACCAGCTGCAAGAGCTGTCTGTATTTCACCTTTTCTCCTCGCTGAACATCCTagtagaatgagaggaaaaacacagataagCACAGCAAATGAAGCAAATGTTTGCAATGTGGACCATGTGCGTGGTGCACAGGCTGTTCCCAAAATACTGGCACATTATTCAGGTTTACTTCAGCAGGATTTCCCACACCTTCATTCAGTGTCAGCCCTGATGCAGAGATGTGTGTCCCATTGAAAACCTCAGAATTC
The sequence above is a segment of the Pogoniulus pusillus isolate bPogPus1 chromosome 26, bPogPus1.pri, whole genome shotgun sequence genome. Coding sequences within it:
- the LOC135186740 gene encoding sentrin-specific protease 2-like; the protein is MQGQATTSKPSPKRPRVSAPETEMPQIDINCADVRSPQQARRSDTISTGRNGKHSAKHLPDGSLTLRPPMKERAVPESVTPEATKTRKVHCTAAEDVQRGEKVKYRQLLQLVKEKCAGIHPPPQLTSHPVVSWGKHGAQRSEEAVHQLHLAPLLPRKSAGLEAEESKVPGVEKPSEGSSVLTEALEKEVCDAFGRGDPDEIVSSAFKLKVTREDIGTLREHRWLNDEVINFYMKLIAERSKKEGFAAVHAFSTFFYPKFISGGYSAVRKWTKGVDLFQQDLIFVPIHLRVHWALVVVDVRRKTIRYYDSMAKSGDKICQTLFQYLREESLEKRNLELASSEWTLRSMESHEIPQQSNGSDCGVFICKYAEYLSRDRATTFTQNDMPAFRKTMVWEIIHQQLL